Genomic DNA from Triticum dicoccoides isolate Atlit2015 ecotype Zavitan chromosome 4B, WEW_v2.0, whole genome shotgun sequence:
AGTCGGCAAGGTAGATTCAGGAAACAAGTGTATCCAATCCATTCATTTATATCATTGCTGAGAAAATTGTCTTAGATAACCTGAATGTCCACCAAACATTTAGATATTGCAGTGATGTCTCATGAGGTACATCATCATCGCATAGTTCCTTTCCTTAATATCTCCGTGTGGTTCATTACTCCATTTTCCTATTGAAAGATCTTTTAGTCATGGTCATATTATGCTTTTCGCAGCCACTAAAACTGGAAAGAACGACAAGAAATTTTTGCGACATTGACTGCTTCCTGCCATGGCATGGAATCATATTGTTGTATTTCTATAAAACTCTATCCCATTGGATTTGAGAAATAGACTGTCGGACCCTCTCCACTGCAATTCAACCATTACCAATCAGTTTGCATCCTGCATGGTGCTGCACTAGGAAAGTACAGAAGAGAAACAAGAGGAGAAGCGACTCGGCATCTCTACAGATTTTGTAACCCCCCTTAGAAAAGAAAAATTAAAAGTGTATTGTGATTTTTAGGAGACCTTATCATCGGCTGTTGATTTAttgttttcatgtgttgtttatttTCTCTCATAAGTTAAATAGTTTATTGGTGTTATTTTTGTAATATGAAGTGGGTACAACAGAGGAGCCAAGTAGTTAATCATTTATCTTGTCTTGGAAGAAATATATGTACTATGTTAATGGTTTATATGATTGACCTAGTCCCAAACTTGTATTTGAATTCAACATGGTTTGTTAGATAGTACTATATTTTCATGAAAAGGTGTAGCTTAAAGAATACGAGACAAAGAATTGGCTTTATTTTGTTAAGCTAGCTCCACTACATGTGTAATGTTTATGCCATCTCATGCCATGACAGTCACGGTTTGTTAAATGAGGTGATATTGTTGCCCAAAACGGTGCAACGTCCAACATCGATCATTGGTCAATGTGTCATTTAGTTTGCTAAAGTGCAGGGAGTTCACACCTTAAACATCATGTGTCACATGTACAAGTGCAACTTGAAATCGATAATACTGCCACCGTCTTAGGTTGCTGCATGACCATGATTATTTTCTTAGTATGTTGTTCCTGGGCTcggttgatgaggacatgaataccttggatacgaccaaaaatattgcatacatgcatatttgttaagtgatttctagtgcaaactattcaataatctatttatgttattcagaacaaaaatacttcacacacttttgtgttttgtctaattgcaggtgtatgggacatttgtacaattcacatatgaatatAAGGGAGGAAGAGATGTTTAAgagttgttcaaaaagttctctcacgtcacttttgggccaagagaagatagagtccaagtctctcacgttctggattcagattcggactgcacaaacatacctgactcaaaacgccaacaactttttcatatggactccgaattgggtgattctttttttgttggaatctagattttgtgatctttccagcccaattggattcaccttcaaattcgcccggggcattgagatatcgacgaaacaatcagacgctgcagcagaatccgagtcaaacaacaagtccaaaggtgttgcatcacctcctcttgggcccatgagccttgtacgacctagggttggttttaggatgccttgggacgttctcccacctccttggcagccaccccttgctcctatataagtagatccatctagtagctttttccttgggttttgtttagattaaaagttcgccatagctgcaacttcgtgtacttcgtttgtgttcaacgaccagacaaaggcgtcacagaaccccaccttgatcaataaagctttcatcttatattcgtaatatccagattgcaatctcagtttcttgcttgctcttcgtttgctcgcaggaaacagaccctcgtggtcaggttgatcgtgctccggcgtggtcaataacctctcggagttggtttagcgattgctaaggcgcgacgtcctcccacgttcgtagtcggatcgtcaaagtcgacttccaccaaagcgaaatccatcatctcatcgaaagacgggacacctccgcctctatcaagtggtatcagttttcaggttgctcggtgagaatttctagttttccctagattagatttattttcttacctgttGTTCAAGAAAAAACCACAAAAAAGTTAGatttattcatcctttgtccaagccagtccgtgcctatgcaattttcttttcattgttcgcATTAttaaattatcggttgcatcgtcgtgtcgagttgctggtcttagtgtctagttcgtttagagtttcgagttctgttcacattagtcacgccgccgctgcatcgttatcccttccactgtccaccacccatccatcaaattCCACaatgtgctacccaccgttcattgtcataatcatagttgagatcgttcacatctttgcttgatccaatctgcatcttatctagtttgttttggaaagagagaGAGACAAAAAAAAGacggaaaaaaaaagagagaaaaaagtaaaaaaatatcagaaaaaagagaaagaaaaagaaaaaaagtgtgagaaaaaaaagagaagagaaaaaaaaattcggatctatctagactcaatctcgtagttgaattcggactggaatctgttttgtgcactgttcagtaaaaaggcataacttcctcatatgaactccgttttggctccacaagtactcaaattaaagctagcgactagatgcatctgaatagttgcaaaagctagttcaatatttggcgtctcaaaatcagcttctaaatagatctttttgccctccgaagttcgcgcatacagtttgttccagtttttcaggccagtttagAATTCTTTAACTCCTTATATCAATTCGgagttgagtgattctttttgcattggaaagcttgagttagtagcaaactttttAAGAGAAAAGTTGGAGAGcgagttgttatatatcctgcttggcagttgttattcctcattatctttactgccgttgtgatcttcacttatatcttgctgtccagagctacttatccttcattgatgctagttgtgctatgccgtgacctcattagtgttctaggctcgcgtctctagtctggtctagcctaggaccagcacagtaccaccgttgagcgtttattcaacattgcatctttgatttgattattgctaatcttttgctaccatatagccaacccagctccacatatttctacaccgtgtatacgtatgtttccctggcaatcgctttacacaatcttcagagttatttgacaccgttggttgcctgtcaccacctgtcgcatggtaagaacttgtaagatattgatatttgctttactgtgagcacgttacaaccacatcctagttgttcataggaacattattctcgaattttgtttcttgtttctactaatcatgacaggttccggagaaagaagttcttggacgacgaacacatcttcaccatcacgagagttgggacaacacacacaagcacatggtcaggttatctctttaccatcatttgagggtagatttaatcctgctatttatctagattgggagcttgaagtagaacaagtttttagttaccatggcttttctgaacttgagcgagtacgagttgccactagagcatttactggttttgtttctgtttggtggagtgtgcattgtaagaaaaacattgataaccaacccacaacttggaaagatttgaaacatgtaatgagacaacaattttttcctccttactattgtcgtgaattgcttcgcaaatttgaacaatttaaacaaggcaataacactgttcatgcttactaccaagagttcaaatcatatatgcatcattgtgacatagaagaatctgaggatgatacaatgaatagattttttggtggtttgaaccatgatattcaggcaagatttaggtatatttctcgttgcattactggtatgtatgttcgtgcttgtacctttgagagacagttacaggaggatgcattgggtaactataacaactactattccaattcatgctcactaccatcggttgattcctccaccgttgcacctactagagcagccacacctcagattgtgagtgcgacatcatctcaagtgtatggtacattgtcattgtccataccgacatcagctacgtctttgcgacaaggtaacagtaaaggtattgatgatataacttcacatgagaatgatgcatccctaattaacttaaatacatcgtgtgttgagttacctgttgatttgagcacgccacctattttagagaatcatgttactatcatgaatgcatcatgtgatcaaataactgaaataccaacaattttgagtgcacccattgaattaactattgatgcaaaataaccaatgtttaatcattttgatatgacctctaatcttggtgatgattctgtgtccaatgacttactgcatgtttgcttatttaagcatgttgtagcatgtaaatttgatgcaagtaaggtttattcaccaatgttgggatggtttaatgatgaatattgtcaatcttttgataggaataagagcttcacttatatgtgcaaactgagttgcaatattttcatgccttctatttatgataatattttggctttatattttatgatctatgaaagttactcatgtatacatgtgtcatatgtgcaaaaaatcaagggaagtaaaaatggatgacatatacatatacaacatgtataccttgtctcttttgttagccacattcagattaagcaacgccgaggacggctttgttttcaaaaaggggaggatgatgaggacatgactaccttggatacgaccaaaaatattgcatacatgcatatttgtcaggtgatttctagtgcaaactattcaataatctatttatgttatccagaacaaaaatacttcacacacttttgtgttttgtctaattgcaggtgtatgggacatttgtacaattcacatatgaacataagggagaaagagatgtttaagagttgttcaaaaagttctctcacgtcacttttgggccaagagaagatagagtccaagtctctcacgttctgaattcagattcggactgcacagacatgcctgactcaaaacgccaacaactttttcatacggactccgaattgggtgattctttttttgttggaatctagattttgtgctctttccagcccaattggattcaccttcaaattcgtccggagaattgagatatcgacgaaacaatcagacgctgcagcagaatccgagtcaaacaacaagtccaaaggtgttgcatcacctcctcttgggcccatgagccttgtacgacctagggttggttttaggatgccttgggacgttctcccacctccttggccgctaccccttgctcctatataagtagatccatctagtagctttttccttgggttttgtttagattaaaagttctccatagctgcaacttcgcgtacttcgtttgtgttcaacgaccagacaaaggcgtcacagaaccccaccttgatcaataaagctttcatcttatattcgcaatatccagattgcaatctcagtttcttgcttgctcttcatttgctcgcaggaaacagaccctcgtggtcaggttgatcgtgctccggcgtggtcaataacctctcggagttggtttagcgattgctaaggcgcgacgtcctcccacgttcgtagtcggatcgtcaaagtcgacttccaccaaagcgaaatccatcatctcatcgaaagacgggacacctttgcctctatcatcggtTCCATCCTCATCGATCTGAAAGTGGATGTCCTTCAGGTCAGTTTGTTTGATGCCCCGCAAAAATACAACTAATTGCTTCTGAGAGGGGAGGCTGTCATTTGTCTTAAACAGAGAAGGACAAGAGATTTCTGCGGGAGCAGGAGACCTTGCACTTGGACACCCCTTCTCCCAAGTAACACCACTGAATCCCGTGGTCTACAAAAAATCGGTCTTCTTCTTGGAATTTTATCTAAATTTTGGTCGCTCTTGGGAGTTTTTCTTTCAATCAGATCTCGTATCTGCTGGAACCGAGCGTGATCTTCCTAATATGCCATAGATTCAGGGTAGTGTGTGGGGTTTTCAATAGAAAGTAGCTTCAGAGATGGCTCTTTTTGGCGCCACTATCTCTTGTGTGGACGTCCTTGCTGTGCCCATGCCAGTATGTCTTTTTTGTTTATTTCTGAATAAATGAAAAACTAGAAAGTGTGCCTTCTAAATTTGGTTCATGCCATACAAAATAATATTTAGATTGCTTTCTTGAGAAAAAAGAGTATTCAAATTGGTTAATTGGTTAGGTGGAAACATATTATTAAATTTATCTGGATTATTTTTTGTTTCTTTCATGCTTCAATCTTGAAATGAATTGTTCAATGAAGGATGCACATGTGATCAATCTTGAAACAAATAGCATTAGTTGAGACGTGtattgcacgtgcatgcttactattAAGAATTAAAAAGGACTTGCATATAGAAACGGAACTTGTCGCTTAAGCGGGTGCGAGTAGTATGAAGCTACTGTTTGGCGATTACGTGTCTGTACGTAGTTCCGACATCCTTCTACGGCCTACGGTCGCTGCAAGCTTGTGATACGGCACGTGGCGGAGACAGACCAGGAGGCAGACCTCGGCTCGTAGGGCAGCGAACGTACGGGCGCGCGAGCTCGGCGTCCAGGCCGAGCAAAACTTccgggtgggaggagagagagaactTTGAAAAGATCCGAGATTGCAGGGGGTAGGGGGCTCCTCTGGATGGGGGCACCACGTGCGGCAttgtggaggaggaggcggagggtaCTCGGCGGAGGCGACGGTGCCAGGTCGGCGGCGGGAGacggggaggaagaggacgaggcgcGCCACAACGGTGAGGGTGGAGGACGCCGGCGAGGGCAGGGgcctgccgccgccgtcgccggcgacgGGGCCGCACGCCGGCGGCAGGTCGCGCGCGGCACGGCGGCAGGGCGAGACCATCGCCAAAGGTCACAAGAACTATGAGCTTATGCTCAACCTCCAGCTCGGCATCAGGTACCCCTACCTGCCCTCGTACATTGATCTTCATGGTTCTTGATACAAAGAAAAGTGCGGTTGTCTAAGAATCAGATGTTTATGAAAGTCTTCTTTTTTCGAGAACAATCACGGGTATATGAAAGATGAATGGCAAATAGATTGATTTTCCCCTCCTTCTGCCGTGAACAATCAATTTCCAAAAATTGATTGCATATGTAGAAAGCACCTTCTGCCGTGAACAATCAATTTCCaaaattgtttgcatatgtttgaaaGCATGAGATTTCAGACAATGTTCCAACAAATGTATATTCGTGTTTCTTTTCTTTCAAAACTAGACAGGCGTTTTGTCCAGAATGAAAAGACAACGTGCAAAAACACAACTCCACACCTAGAGCACCCACCAACATGAAAGTGCGGCCAATGCTTATCCTTGTACTTGGTCAAACGAGAATTAATGAAGGCTAATTGCAATTTGATGGCTTAGACCGAAGATTCGTAATGATCTGCCGTTCCATTCAAATGGCGCGAGTGGTTGCACCATGTAGCCAACTAGGCATCCGACCGGCAACAAAGCTAGGATAGCAGATAGCTGTACTTCATCTCGGGCTGGATAGCGGATATTgcctttggaggccgagctccatggagctcggttttgaaaaaaaatgaaaattcatcaaatttcatattttctacgtttcaaaaattctgaaaaaaaatacagatatacatggaggcataacacacatgtgtgtaaattttcagggcaaaatacgttgaaatgagggctgtgcaaaaaagaAAAATCTGGGGCTTTTTAACAGATGATACTATCCATCCTCCCAGGCCATGAATTTATCTTTTTTGTATAGGTCACATTTCAAcgtatttcatcctgaaattttacatACATACACATAACATCCTTGTTTACTTGCACAAATTTTTTCAGATTTGTTTGAAAccaaaaagtttgaattttgaatttttcaaaaaaaaaggccTCTATGGAGGCCAAGAGCCAAACGACCGTTCTCCCAGCCCGCACATGGAAAATCATGTTATACGACATTTCATTTTCAACTAAGGATAGTGGATCACAACGAGGCACAACCCTTTGTGGtttttcattgacgatatagtggaATGCCATGTCTTTCTAACTTATTTTTTTCATGTGCTTATTATCTTGTCCGTGGAACAGACATGCAGTAGGAAAGCAAGGACCCATTACGCTTGATCTGAAGTCATCAGCTTTTGACCCAAaggagaaagtatggacaaggttCCCTCCAGAAGGCTCAAAATACACCCCTCCACACAGTTCTTGTGATTTTAGATGGAAAGATTACTGCCCGCAAGTATTCCGGTTGGTCATCACTCCAGTTTCTAATTAACGTTTATCTATGCTTAGTTACAATTCACATGCAATTTGCCATGAAATGAATTGCAGGACATTGCGCAAGTTGTTCAAGGTTGATGCAGCAGATTATATGTTATCCCTTTGTGGCGACCAGGCTCTCCGGGAGTTATCATCCCCTGGTAAGAGTGGAAGCTTCTTTTATCTCACGAGCAATGATCAGTACATGATAAAGACGATGAAGAAAGCTGAAGTAAAGGTTTGTGCTTGGTTGTTGTCTCTGTCTAAATGTTTTCTAACTTCCTAGACAACCAACAGTTTTATACAGAATGTACGGAACACTTCTTTGTTGTGCAGATATTTCTGAAGATGCTTCGAGCTTACTACAATCATGTCCGGTCATTCGAAAACACTCTAGTCACCAAGTTTTTTGGTCTGCATTGTGTTAAGTTAGCCGGAGCTAACCAAAAGAAGGTCAGGATTTAAAAGATATTTGGTTTCATGctacatctactccctccgtaaactaatataagagcgtttagatcactaccttagtgatctaaaagctcttatattagtttacagagggagtacttgataaGCTTGTAATGTATGCCTGATCATCTGTTTGCTGTTACTATTACCCAGGTTCGTTTTGTCATAATGGGAAATCTGTTCTGTTCTGATCACTTTATTCATAGGAGATTTGATTTGAAAGGCTCATCCCTTGGACGTACGACTGACAAGCCACAGACAGAAATAGACGAGTACACTATTTTAAAAGACCTTGATCTTAACTTTATATTTCGATTGCAAAAACACTGGTACCAAGAGTTCCAGAGGTGAGTGAGAGTGAGGCTACTACCAGTGAGAAGTCATCACGTTTTATATTTTTACTCCTCAGCTAATCCAGAAGTTAAATCTGTTGAAGCAGACAAGTCGACAAGGATTGCGATTTTCTCGAGCAGGAAAACATTATGGATTACAGTCTTTTGGTGGGCGTACATTTTAGAGACAAAAGAGTTATAATGACTGAAGGTTGGTTTAaaaaataaaacattttaacaacTTTTGACATTGTTGTCGTATACCTTACAAACTTCATTGTTTGAAGGTTCCTTTGACAGTGATAGCAGCAGAGGATCATCACCCCACCTATCACCTCACCTATCTAGAGGAGATACTGATCCAAACAGGTGAAATAAGGCACTTGAATTAAAAGCTCATCATTGTTGCTCTTATTCACAATACTTGTAATGCATGCACGTGCTAACATAATCATATCCTACTTATCATATTGAGATGGTTTTGCCTCCATGGTGTTCACGTTGATCTGAGTTTATTGTTCAACTAACTCTGCGTTGGGAGAAGAGGCAAGATAAGCAAGGTAGTAAAAGCAGGAAGGAGGTAGCAGGTTGTAGGACAATCCAGGATGCAGCAACATCTGTAGGTCATAGCCTTTGGCTCACTTGAGCGTTATTTTAATCTATAACAAATCCCCAATTTGTCTGGTTGGTATGTCCCCACAATCCCCATGAGGTTTAGAAGTCGCACGGAGGCCATATTTTGTTGCAACCCATCATTTGTCCATTCCCTTCATATATACATACTGCTGGAGATATATGGTGCTTATCAACAACTAATATATTTTCCTAAAAAAAGCCATAGTCAAACATTGGTGTACCCCCCCCNNNNNNNNNNNNNNNNNNNNNNNNNNNNNNNNNNNNNNNNNNNNNNNNNNNNNNNNNNNNNNNNNNNNNNNNNNNNNNNNNNNNNNNNNNNNNNNNNNNNNNNNNNNNNNNNNNNNNNNNNNNNNNNNNNNNNNNNNNNNNNNNNNNNNNNNNNNNNNNNNNNNNNNNNNNNNNNNNNNNNNNNNNNNNNNNNNNNNNNNNNNNNNNNNNNNNNNNNNNNNNNNNNNNNNNNNNNNNNNNNNNNNNNNNNNNNNNNNNNNNNNNNNNNNNNNNNNNNNNNNNNNNNNNNNNNNNNNNNNNNNNNNNNNNNNNNNNNNNNNNNNNNNNNNNNNNNNNNNNNNNNNNNNNNNNNNNNNNNNNNNNNNNNNNNNNNNNNNNNNNNNNNNNNNNNNNNNNNNNNNNNNNNNNNNTTTTCCTATATACATATGCTATAGATATTTGGTTGTATTCCTATTCATGCTTTGTGTGTTCTAACACAAGCATAACTAACATTCTTTGGGTGGACAGGTTGTCCAAGATAAAGCTCGGGTCGAACATGCCAACAAAAGCTGAATTGACAATTCGAAAGAGTGATTGTGAACCACAGCTTATTGGAGAACCTACCGGGGAGTTGTACGATATTATATTGTACTTTGGGATTATAGACATACTTCAGGACTATGATATCAGCAAAAAGCTTGAGCATGCATACAAGTCTTTCCAATATGACCCAACGTCTATTTCAGCAGTAGATCCAAAACAGTATTCCAGGCGCTTTAAAGATTTTGTATACAAAGCATTCCAAGAAGACAAGGTAGACATCTGAAAAGATATTGAGACTCAGC
This window encodes:
- the LOC119296033 gene encoding phosphatidylinositol 4-phosphate 5-kinase 4-like; the protein is MLNLQLGIRHAVGKQGPITLDLKSSAFDPKEKVWTRFPPEGSKYTPPHSSCDFRWKDYCPQVFRTLRKLFKVDAADYMLSLCGDQALRELSSPGKSGSFFYLTSNDQYMIKTMKKAEVKIFLKMLRAYYNHVRSFENTLVTKFFGLHCVKLAGANQKKVRFVIMGNLFCSDHFIHRRFDLKGSSLGRTTDKPQTEIDEYTILKDLDLNFIFRLQKHWYQEFQRQVDKDCDFLEQENIMDYSLLVGVHFRDKRVIMTEGSFDSDSSRGSSPHLSPHLSRGDTDPNRLSKIKLGSNMPTKAELTIRKSDCEPQLIGEPTGELYDIILYFGIIDILQDYDISKKLEHAYKSFQYDPTSISAVDPKQYSRRFKDFVYKAFQEDKVDI